In Acaryochloris marina S15, a single genomic region encodes these proteins:
- a CDS encoding ABC-F family ATP-binding cassette domain-containing protein produces MSIVTLQSIRKDFGIKEILRDASFSIEPDDKIGLIGVNGSGKSTVLKMIAGMESIDGGKRQVNSGATIVYLPQQPELDDELTVLDQVFNDSNEQMQLVRTYEDLSHQMSQVEGAELDNLMAKLAGISAQMETTGAWELETNAKIILSKLGITDFEARVGDLSGGYRKRIALATALLSEPDLLLMDEPTNHLDAESVEWLQSYLKRYRGALLLITHDRYFLDQVTNRILEIDRGDLYTFSGNYSYYLEKKSLAETAAAKSQRKHQGILRRELEWLKRGPKARSTKQQARIDRIHNMQDQTFKEAQGKVDIDTPGRRIGKKVIELVQISKSYGDRTLIQDFSYEFSPEDRIGIIGGNGTGKSTLMNIMTGRVEPDAGQVEIGRTIHIGYFDQHSDDLVAASNQDQRVIDYVKEVGEFIQTADGSQISASQMLERFLFPGNQQYAPIHKLSGGEKRRLFLLRVLMSAPNVLILDEPTNDLDVQTLAVLEDYLENFNGCVVVVSHDRYFLDRTVDYIFALEDAQVRRYPGNYSIYLDIRQAEASKAELNQPAKVKEAEVTPEAPVNEPQDSARSRRLSNYERREFANLEDKIPELETKKAKLETTLYGSPPNDLSEVQQLSDQLATLEAEIETATERWMELAELES; encoded by the coding sequence ATGAGCATTGTAACGCTACAGAGCATTCGCAAGGATTTTGGCATCAAGGAAATTCTGCGAGATGCGAGCTTTAGCATTGAACCCGATGACAAAATTGGTCTGATCGGTGTGAATGGCTCGGGCAAGTCCACAGTCCTGAAAATGATTGCCGGGATGGAATCCATTGATGGGGGCAAACGCCAAGTCAACTCGGGAGCAACTATTGTCTATCTGCCCCAACAGCCAGAACTAGACGATGAACTCACCGTCCTGGATCAGGTGTTTAACGACAGTAACGAGCAGATGCAGCTAGTCCGCACCTACGAGGACTTGTCCCATCAAATGTCTCAGGTAGAGGGGGCCGAACTAGACAACCTGATGGCCAAGCTAGCCGGAATTTCCGCCCAAATGGAGACGACAGGGGCCTGGGAACTAGAAACCAATGCCAAAATTATTTTGAGCAAATTGGGGATTACGGACTTTGAAGCGAGGGTTGGGGATCTCTCAGGTGGTTATCGGAAGCGCATTGCCCTAGCAACCGCTCTGCTCTCGGAACCTGATCTACTGTTGATGGATGAGCCTACCAACCATTTAGATGCTGAATCAGTGGAATGGTTACAGAGTTATCTAAAGCGCTATCGAGGAGCGTTGCTGTTGATTACCCACGATCGCTACTTTTTGGACCAAGTCACGAATCGGATTCTGGAAATTGATCGGGGGGATTTGTATACTTTTTCCGGCAACTATTCCTATTACTTAGAGAAGAAATCCTTGGCAGAAACCGCAGCTGCGAAAAGCCAACGCAAACATCAGGGCATCTTGCGGCGGGAGCTGGAATGGCTGAAACGGGGGCCAAAGGCCCGCAGCACTAAACAGCAGGCTCGAATAGACCGGATCCATAATATGCAGGATCAAACTTTTAAGGAAGCTCAGGGCAAAGTAGACATCGATACACCAGGTCGCCGCATTGGCAAAAAGGTGATTGAGCTGGTCCAGATTTCCAAAAGCTATGGTGATCGAACCTTAATTCAGGATTTTTCCTACGAATTTAGCCCTGAAGACCGCATCGGCATTATTGGTGGCAATGGCACCGGCAAGTCTACCTTAATGAACATCATGACCGGGCGAGTTGAGCCAGATGCAGGCCAGGTTGAGATAGGTCGGACCATCCATATTGGCTACTTCGACCAACATTCAGATGATCTGGTTGCCGCGTCCAACCAGGACCAGCGAGTGATTGACTACGTCAAAGAAGTGGGAGAGTTTATCCAAACGGCAGATGGCAGCCAGATTTCGGCCTCCCAGATGCTGGAGCGATTCTTGTTCCCGGGCAACCAGCAGTATGCCCCCATTCACAAACTGTCTGGAGGAGAGAAACGACGACTGTTTCTACTGCGGGTGCTGATGAGTGCCCCCAATGTGCTGATTTTGGACGAGCCCACCAATGATTTGGATGTGCAGACCCTAGCCGTCCTAGAAGACTATTTAGAAAATTTTAATGGCTGTGTGGTGGTGGTTTCTCACGATCGCTATTTTCTCGACCGGACCGTCGACTACATTTTTGCTTTGGAGGATGCTCAAGTTCGCCGCTATCCCGGCAATTATTCCATATATCTGGATATCAGGCAGGCCGAGGCATCAAAAGCAGAACTCAACCAGCCAGCAAAAGTCAAGGAGGCAGAAGTCACTCCAGAAGCACCTGTAAACGAGCCTCAAGACTCTGCTCGGTCTCGTCGTCTGTCGAATTATGAACGACGCGAGTTTGCCAATTTGGAAGATAAGATCCCGGAATTGGAAACGAAGAAAGCCAAATTAGAGACAACTCTATACGGCTCACCCCCTAATGATCTTTCTGAAGTACAGCAGCTCTCTGATCAACTCGCCACCCTGGAAGCAGAGATTGAGACCGCTACAGAGCGGTGGATGGAGTTAGCTGAATTAGAATCGTGA
- the mraY gene encoding phospho-N-acetylmuramoyl-pentapeptide-transferase, protein MVLANKTTASTRSGAGRNLYGLLLLSLSGVALATDIHSGRTDTPALTIVAPLWTSTLLVTLLGFWAVPVLRSLKASQVIQADGPQSHLKKAGTPTMGGIFFMPVALVLSWTWVATTSANVLEVSAAVLLTLCLGLVGWFDDWQILRKKSNKGISAKLRLGIELGSGLIFGLWLFLTRTDISGLALPFGFTLPIGVLFLAISTFVVAAESNAVNLTDGMDGLAAGTSAIAFLGLALVVAPSWPGLMIFCACLSGSCLGFLAHNHNPAQVFMGDTGSLALGGALAAVGLITNTLWALLILSGLFLVESLSVIAQVTYYKATKGPDGVGKRLFKMSPIHHHFEQSGWPEVRVVSTFYACVAVLAVAACGLNALS, encoded by the coding sequence ATGGTCCTTGCAAATAAGACCACTGCGTCAACTCGATCTGGGGCTGGCCGTAATTTGTATGGGTTATTGCTCCTGAGTTTAAGTGGCGTCGCTTTAGCCACTGATATTCATTCAGGTCGCACCGATACCCCTGCCCTGACGATTGTGGCTCCCCTATGGACAAGCACCCTATTGGTGACTCTACTGGGGTTTTGGGCGGTTCCGGTATTGCGATCGCTGAAAGCATCCCAAGTCATCCAAGCCGACGGTCCTCAAAGTCACCTCAAAAAAGCAGGCACGCCTACCATGGGCGGCATTTTCTTTATGCCAGTTGCCTTGGTACTGAGTTGGACCTGGGTGGCCACGACCAGCGCTAACGTACTCGAAGTATCAGCAGCCGTCCTCCTCACTCTATGTTTGGGGTTGGTGGGCTGGTTTGACGATTGGCAAATCCTGCGCAAGAAATCAAACAAGGGCATCTCAGCTAAGTTGCGATTGGGCATTGAGTTAGGCAGTGGTCTGATCTTCGGATTGTGGCTATTTTTAACCCGAACGGATATTAGCGGGTTGGCTTTACCCTTTGGGTTCACACTTCCGATTGGTGTGTTGTTTTTGGCCATCTCTACCTTTGTGGTGGCGGCAGAAAGTAATGCCGTCAACTTAACGGATGGCATGGATGGATTAGCAGCTGGGACAAGTGCGATCGCATTCCTCGGACTTGCCCTTGTGGTTGCTCCTAGTTGGCCGGGATTGATGATTTTCTGTGCCTGTCTATCGGGAAGCTGCTTAGGCTTTTTGGCCCACAACCATAATCCAGCTCAAGTTTTTATGGGCGATACCGGATCCTTGGCTTTGGGTGGTGCCCTAGCAGCAGTGGGACTGATTACCAATACCTTATGGGCATTGCTAATCCTTAGTGGTCTTTTTCTGGTGGAATCCCTATCCGTTATTGCTCAAGTCACCTACTACAAAGCCACTAAGGGACCGGATGGCGTAGGCAAACGTCTATTTAAGATGTCTCCCATTCACCATCACTTTGAGCAATCTGGCTGGCCCGAAGTCCGGGTCGTATCGACGTTTTACGCCTGCGTTGCTGTTTTAGCGGTGGCGGCCTGCGGCCTCAACGCCCTCAGCTAG
- a CDS encoding endonuclease/exonuclease/phosphatase family protein gives MYFRLISSALMLISGLQVLVYYSPVKFRWPLALLVELWPYWSVIPCLSFILVIAIPKLRQQSVRISIATLILILIVAPVLNWIGLPQLGSAPNGLRVMAYNLWIDNPNTNAIAQSIQSENPDILFLSEVNKPVMAALQTRLDYPHNYRTEGGNNALFSRYPILEATTTDFEVKTKGRTFNLMAKLQVEGDPVTIIGIHPPVPIIPRFFHIRNQQLDTFATTSQSIEGKLIVLGDFNATPWSPYFQRFERLSQLQNAGHRQWIWATWYFNQTLTTRYIKIPLDHIETRGYKALKTWTGQTGGSDHKPIITVLEPT, from the coding sequence ATGTATTTTCGGTTGATATCCAGTGCATTAATGCTCATCAGCGGGCTACAAGTACTGGTTTATTACAGTCCTGTAAAGTTCCGTTGGCCGCTAGCCCTCCTGGTTGAGCTGTGGCCCTACTGGAGTGTCATTCCTTGCTTAAGTTTTATCCTGGTCATCGCCATCCCTAAGCTGCGACAGCAATCAGTTCGTATAAGTATTGCCACACTAATCCTAATTTTGATTGTGGCTCCTGTTCTCAATTGGATCGGTCTTCCCCAACTGGGTTCCGCTCCTAACGGATTGCGGGTGATGGCCTACAACCTCTGGATTGATAACCCCAATACCAATGCGATCGCACAATCAATCCAGAGTGAAAATCCAGATATTTTATTCCTATCAGAAGTCAACAAACCGGTGATGGCCGCACTGCAAACTCGGTTGGATTATCCCCATAATTATCGAACGGAGGGCGGCAATAATGCCCTGTTTAGTCGATATCCAATCCTGGAAGCAACAACAACAGACTTTGAAGTTAAAACCAAAGGCCGAACCTTTAACCTTATGGCAAAGCTTCAGGTTGAGGGTGACCCTGTAACGATCATTGGGATTCACCCACCTGTCCCCATCATTCCAAGATTTTTTCATATCCGTAATCAGCAATTGGATACCTTTGCCACAACTAGTCAGTCCATAGAAGGAAAACTAATCGTTTTAGGGGATTTTAATGCCACTCCTTGGTCTCCATATTTTCAGCGGTTTGAACGTTTAAGCCAACTTCAAAATGCAGGTCATCGTCAGTGGATTTGGGCAACTTGGTATTTCAATCAAACCCTGACAACCCGATATATCAAAATCCCATTGGACCACATCGAAACGCGAGGGTATAAGGCCCTCAAAACCTGGACCGGGCAGACAGGTGGCTCTGATCACAAGCCGATTATCACTGTTCTAGAGCCAACCTGA
- a CDS encoding cytochrome P450 — MQTLPSPSTPMPLQTTQWIFDPVGYMNTNFKRYGDIFEACVLWDNTAPLIMVNEPKAVQYLLTHDTGKEFTSPGEVNKLLEPLVGKQNMMLLSGNQHRNRRQLVLPPFHGERLNVYGAIIQQISTDLIAQWPLHESQSIRGIMQKITMQVILQAVFGLHQGERYQQLEQLLRIRLDMTGSPLASAIVFLPWLQKDYGAWSPGGRLLKIAAQTDELLFAEIRERRANPDLDRVDILSMLLAARDEEGHGLTDQELRDEMMGLLVAGHETTATALTWAMYWIHSLPEVKNKLLAELDAVDNPDDPAEFLKLPYLTAVCNETLRIHPVAMLTFPRRVEIPMEMCGYSLEPGMLLMGSIYLIHQREDLYPNPQQFRPERFLERKFSPYEFLPFGGGVRRCVGSALAQYEMKIVLGTLLTQCDFGLLNKQPVQPGRRGVTLGQKQSVQVQKKGLRSPKSLQTV; from the coding sequence ATGCAAACACTGCCTTCTCCCAGCACACCGATGCCCCTACAAACAACTCAGTGGATCTTCGATCCAGTGGGTTATATGAATACGAATTTCAAACGGTATGGTGACATATTCGAAGCTTGCGTTCTTTGGGACAATACTGCTCCCTTGATTATGGTGAACGAGCCCAAAGCGGTTCAGTATCTCCTCACCCACGATACGGGGAAGGAGTTTACATCACCGGGGGAAGTTAACAAACTTCTGGAACCCTTGGTGGGTAAACAAAACATGATGTTGCTCAGCGGCAATCAACATCGAAACCGCAGACAGTTGGTTTTGCCACCTTTTCATGGCGAGCGGTTGAACGTTTATGGGGCAATTATTCAGCAAATCAGTACCGATCTGATCGCACAATGGCCTCTGCATGAGTCACAGAGTATTCGTGGAATCATGCAAAAAATCACCATGCAGGTCATCCTGCAGGCAGTTTTTGGGCTGCATCAAGGTGAGCGCTACCAACAGCTTGAGCAGTTACTTCGAATTCGCTTGGATATGACAGGGTCTCCTTTGGCATCTGCCATCGTCTTTTTGCCGTGGTTACAAAAAGACTACGGGGCATGGAGTCCGGGAGGCCGTCTGCTTAAGATTGCAGCCCAAACGGATGAGCTGCTGTTTGCGGAAATTAGAGAGCGACGGGCTAATCCAGATCTTGATCGGGTAGATATTCTCTCGATGCTGCTAGCTGCTCGGGATGAAGAAGGTCATGGCCTTACGGATCAAGAGCTACGAGATGAAATGATGGGGCTGCTGGTAGCAGGCCATGAAACGACGGCCACGGCTTTGACCTGGGCCATGTACTGGATTCATTCTTTGCCAGAGGTAAAGAACAAATTACTAGCAGAACTAGATGCCGTTGATAATCCAGATGATCCCGCCGAATTTCTCAAACTCCCTTATCTCACAGCCGTCTGTAACGAAACCCTTCGTATTCATCCCGTTGCGATGTTGACATTTCCTCGTCGAGTAGAGATACCCATGGAAATGTGTGGTTATTCGCTAGAGCCTGGCATGTTACTTATGGGTAGCATTTATCTCATTCATCAAAGAGAAGATTTGTACCCCAATCCCCAACAGTTTCGCCCTGAACGCTTTCTGGAAAGAAAGTTTTCTCCCTATGAGTTTTTGCCGTTCGGAGGAGGGGTGCGGCGCTGTGTTGGATCGGCATTGGCTCAGTACGAAATGAAAATTGTTCTGGGAACACTGCTAACCCAGTGTGATTTTGGCTTACTCAATAAACAACCGGTTCAACCTGGGCGTCGGGGGGTGACTTTGGGACAAAAACAATCGGTTCAGGTGCAGAAAAAAGGACTGAGATCGCCTAAATCACTACAAACCGTCTGA
- a CDS encoding carbon dioxide-concentrating mechanism protein CcmK produces the protein MTNGVVSQQAVGALETSGLPGNLSIADAMIKAGRVTLVSYIKAGSARFAICFRGDVSEVKRAMDAGIAVVENTYGATLHTWVIIPRPHPNVEQVLPIGYPPEVEEYRLQANKGK, from the coding sequence ATGACGAATGGGGTTGTTTCACAGCAAGCCGTTGGGGCATTAGAAACATCGGGTTTGCCAGGAAACCTCTCAATTGCTGATGCTATGATCAAGGCTGGCCGGGTCACACTGGTGAGTTATATCAAGGCCGGTAGTGCTCGATTCGCCATTTGTTTTAGAGGCGATGTATCCGAAGTGAAGCGAGCCATGGACGCTGGGATTGCTGTGGTGGAGAACACCTATGGGGCAACATTACATACGTGGGTCATTATCCCTCGTCCTCATCCTAATGTGGAACAAGTTCTACCCATCGGCTACCCACCTGAAGTAGAAGAATATCGTCTGCAAGCAAATAAAGGGAAATAG
- a CDS encoding DUF4434 domain-containing protein, whose amino-acid sequence MRISGTFLDEITHDIPSNNWGRAEWAEDFRIMKSVGIDTVIMIRAGVGRTAVCPSQVLSEQADIFPVYEDLVDLFLDLAEENEMTFFFGTYDSATRPSRERTLDQEVQMGKDFIDEVWQKYGHRQAFKGWYLTFELGKMEKHRVECLRQLGAHCKGLSPHLPNMISPYLHGSKLVDDPISLDQHCEDWDEILGVLAGAVDIVAFQDGQVDYDDLPDFLRANRELIAKHRMQAWSNVESFDRDVPFDFPPLDWRKLWWKMEAAEQSGVEKLITFEFSHFMSPNSCWPAAKNLFNRYCDHLRKTGELD is encoded by the coding sequence ATGAGAATTTCTGGCACTTTTTTGGATGAGATCACCCACGATATTCCATCCAATAACTGGGGGCGGGCAGAATGGGCCGAAGATTTTCGCATCATGAAATCTGTTGGCATTGATACTGTGATCATGATCCGGGCAGGAGTAGGTCGAACTGCAGTTTGTCCTTCCCAGGTGCTCTCAGAACAGGCCGATATCTTTCCTGTCTATGAAGATCTAGTGGACCTGTTTCTAGATCTAGCTGAAGAAAATGAGATGACCTTTTTCTTTGGTACCTATGATTCCGCCACAAGACCGTCTAGAGAGCGTACTTTAGACCAGGAAGTACAGATGGGCAAAGATTTTATCGATGAAGTCTGGCAGAAATATGGACATCGACAAGCGTTTAAAGGCTGGTATCTCACCTTTGAGCTGGGCAAGATGGAGAAACACCGGGTTGAATGTCTCAGACAGTTGGGGGCTCACTGCAAAGGGCTGTCGCCTCATTTACCCAATATGATTTCACCCTATTTGCATGGCAGTAAATTGGTAGACGATCCTATTTCTCTAGATCAACATTGCGAAGACTGGGACGAAATCCTAGGGGTGTTGGCAGGAGCCGTTGATATTGTGGCCTTCCAAGACGGGCAGGTGGATTATGATGATTTGCCTGATTTCCTACGAGCCAACCGTGAACTGATTGCTAAGCATAGGATGCAGGCTTGGTCTAATGTGGAAAGCTTTGATCGAGATGTGCCGTTTGATTTTCCTCCCCTAGATTGGCGGAAGCTGTGGTGGAAAATGGAGGCGGCAGAACAATCTGGCGTTGAGAAGCTAATTACCTTTGAGTTTTCCCATTTTATGAGTCCCAACTCTTGCTGGCCAGCGGCAAAGAATCTCTTCAATCGCTACTGCGACCACTTGAGAAAAACGGGTGAATTGGATTAA
- a CDS encoding serine/threonine-protein kinase: MELLLHQSGEHIAQRYEILDVLGQGGSGITYRAKDQLTDQQVALKVLTLRQADNWKKIELFEREAQILSQLEHPAIPHYLDYFQVDLPEDRQFYLAQKLAEGTSLADLVHDGWRASEDEAKQIAEQVLEILTYLHSLPSPVIHRDIKPRNLIRQDNHQIVLVDFGAVQVSEQGSETYGSTVVGTYGYMAPEQFRGKATKATDLYGLAGTLLFLLTGRPPTALPEHHFKIDFRDEIEVSTAFANWLEMMLSPMPEDRFASAAEALAVLKGERDIEDCKGGIARQPVGSRVKLERKGDGMIIDVPATWFSLDNLIKVLLSIVLLGAGSSILWLPFSPEVSAISNHNIAAFIICIFCAFPFVGTGSVFGVDLIFRIRRFHLEINRTDFKLRWSLLGIKYQTSGKTPDIDQVAWITKRLPWKDTTKVCQIRTGLKTYQFSGDLDNLENEWLIAELQDFLQLTA; the protein is encoded by the coding sequence ATGGAATTATTACTTCACCAGTCCGGTGAACACATTGCCCAGCGTTACGAGATTTTAGACGTTTTGGGACAGGGTGGAAGTGGTATTACGTATCGAGCCAAAGATCAGCTTACCGATCAACAGGTAGCCTTAAAAGTTCTGACTTTACGTCAAGCGGATAACTGGAAAAAGATAGAACTCTTTGAACGGGAAGCCCAAATTTTATCCCAGTTAGAACACCCAGCTATTCCCCATTACCTCGATTATTTTCAAGTCGATTTACCTGAAGATCGACAATTCTACCTTGCCCAAAAATTGGCTGAAGGCACCTCCCTCGCTGATTTAGTTCACGATGGCTGGCGTGCCAGTGAAGACGAAGCCAAACAGATTGCTGAACAAGTGTTGGAAATTCTGACTTATCTGCATAGCCTGCCATCACCTGTGATTCATCGAGATATCAAACCTCGAAATTTGATTCGGCAAGATAATCACCAAATTGTTCTCGTCGATTTTGGAGCGGTTCAGGTTAGCGAGCAAGGTTCAGAGACCTATGGCAGCACTGTGGTGGGTACCTATGGCTATATGGCCCCAGAACAATTTCGGGGTAAAGCAACCAAGGCGACGGATTTATACGGATTGGCCGGGACGCTGTTATTTCTCTTGACTGGACGTCCGCCTACAGCCTTGCCGGAACACCACTTTAAAATTGATTTTCGAGATGAAATCGAGGTGTCTACGGCCTTTGCCAATTGGTTAGAGATGATGCTTTCACCAATGCCAGAAGACCGATTTGCATCTGCTGCCGAGGCTTTGGCAGTCCTCAAGGGTGAAAGAGATATTGAAGATTGCAAAGGTGGAATTGCTCGTCAACCTGTGGGCAGCAGAGTCAAGTTGGAACGAAAGGGTGATGGCATGATCATTGATGTCCCTGCCACTTGGTTTAGCCTCGACAATTTGATCAAAGTGCTTCTCAGTATTGTTTTATTGGGGGCTGGCAGCAGTATATTGTGGTTGCCCTTTTCACCAGAAGTGTCAGCCATTTCCAATCATAATATTGCAGCTTTTATCATCTGCATATTTTGCGCGTTTCCTTTTGTGGGCACAGGCTCTGTGTTTGGGGTTGACCTGATTTTTCGGATCAGACGGTTCCATCTGGAAATCAATCGAACTGACTTTAAGCTTCGTTGGTCCTTGCTGGGGATAAAGTATCAAACTTCCGGTAAAACCCCTGATATCGATCAGGTCGCTTGGATTACCAAACGATTGCCGTGGAAAGATACGACCAAAGTTTGCCAGATACGGACTGGATTAAAAACTTATCAATTTAGTGGGGATTTGGATAACTTAGAAAATGAGTGGCTAATTGCAGAGCTGCAAGACTTCTTACAACTGACTGCTTAG
- a CDS encoding DUF72 domain-containing protein produces the protein MTATLSKPQGNFYLGCAIWAYKGWLGDFYPQGSASSRLLQLYAERLTTVEVNATFYSTPSSETVSRWAEQTPESFRFCPKFPRTVSHAGLLQPHIDEAIDFIQLMQGLGPRLGPLFVQLPPSYGPQQFPDLATFLTEINSSNVPLALEVRHPQWFQPPHADKLNNLLTSLQAGRVLLDSRPIYQGPDDPQVHSQRRKPKLPLQPAATAPFTVVRYISHPQKELNDVFLGNWVNILQTWLRQGINTYFFVHCPLEEQSPRTAQLFQQLLQEQIDIPPLPWDQLTPPSTQLSLF, from the coding sequence ATGACTGCAACATTATCCAAGCCCCAGGGCAATTTCTATTTAGGTTGTGCAATCTGGGCCTATAAGGGTTGGCTGGGGGATTTTTACCCCCAGGGCAGTGCTTCCAGCCGGCTGCTACAGCTTTATGCTGAACGGTTAACGACGGTTGAAGTCAACGCTACGTTTTACTCCACACCGTCTTCAGAAACGGTTAGTCGCTGGGCTGAGCAAACTCCAGAATCCTTTCGATTTTGCCCCAAGTTTCCCCGCACCGTCTCTCATGCGGGCCTATTACAACCCCATATTGATGAAGCGATTGATTTTATCCAGCTCATGCAAGGCTTAGGTCCTCGACTGGGTCCGCTTTTCGTCCAGCTGCCCCCCAGTTATGGTCCTCAACAGTTCCCGGACTTAGCGACGTTCCTAACTGAGATTAATTCGTCTAATGTACCCTTAGCTTTAGAAGTTCGACATCCACAATGGTTTCAACCGCCCCATGCTGACAAACTGAATAATTTGTTGACGTCACTCCAAGCTGGCAGAGTCTTGTTAGACTCGCGCCCCATTTATCAAGGACCGGACGATCCACAAGTGCATTCTCAACGCCGTAAACCGAAGCTGCCACTACAGCCTGCAGCGACAGCACCCTTTACGGTAGTTCGCTATATCAGTCATCCCCAAAAAGAATTAAATGATGTGTTTTTGGGAAATTGGGTAAATATTCTACAGACCTGGTTGCGACAGGGGATTAATACTTATTTCTTTGTCCATTGTCCTTTGGAAGAGCAGTCCCCCAGAACGGCTCAGTTGTTTCAACAGCTTTTGCAGGAACAGATCGATATTCCACCGTTACCCTGGGATCAACTCACACCTCCCTCAACCCAGCTCAGTTTGTTTTGA
- the purH gene encoding bifunctional phosphoribosylaminoimidazolecarboxamide formyltransferase/IMP cyclohydrolase, protein MTRLALLSTSDKTGLVELAQQLINGYGFTLVSSGGTAAALEKAGLPVTKVSDYTGSPEILGGRVKTLHPRIHGGILARRSLESDIQDLSDNNIQGIDLVVVNLYPFEQTIAKQKTQGITDPDQALADAVEQIDIGGPTMIRAAAKNHAHVTVLCDPQQYESYLQELKQGKGETSLPFRQACALKVFERMASYDLVIATHLRQSIASSDSQTQLSILGTAKQTLRYGENPHQNAVWYQESDTPSGWAAAQQLQGKELSYNNLVDLEAARRVIAEFAQAETQPTVAILKHNNPCGVAQGETLLQAYEKALAADSVSAFGGIVAMNRPIDSDTAQVLTKTFLECIVAPECQPDAAAVLQAKSNLRVLVLPDLISGPAVTVKAIAGGWLAQAADETLTPPVDWQIVTQAKPTEAQLAELLFAWKVVKHVKSNAIVVTKDHTTLGVGAGQMNRVGSVNIALQQAGDQAQGGTLASDGFFPFDDSVRTAAAARITAIIQPGGSIRDKDSIQAADELGIVMAFTGTRHFLH, encoded by the coding sequence ATGACACGTTTAGCCCTCTTAAGTACATCAGATAAAACTGGTCTGGTGGAATTGGCCCAGCAGTTGATCAATGGATATGGTTTTACCTTGGTTAGTAGTGGAGGGACAGCAGCAGCCTTAGAGAAAGCAGGGTTGCCAGTCACAAAGGTGTCGGACTATACCGGATCACCTGAAATCTTGGGGGGGCGAGTCAAGACTCTTCATCCTCGAATTCATGGCGGGATTCTGGCCCGTCGCAGTTTAGAGTCGGATATACAGGATTTATCGGATAACAATATCCAAGGGATTGACTTGGTTGTTGTTAATCTCTATCCCTTTGAACAGACGATTGCCAAACAAAAGACTCAGGGAATTACTGATCCAGACCAAGCATTGGCAGATGCTGTTGAACAAATCGATATCGGCGGACCGACGATGATTCGGGCTGCCGCTAAAAACCATGCCCATGTGACCGTGTTATGCGACCCCCAGCAGTATGAGTCTTATTTGCAAGAGCTGAAGCAAGGGAAAGGAGAGACGTCACTGCCATTTCGACAGGCCTGTGCGCTCAAGGTGTTTGAGAGAATGGCGAGTTATGATCTTGTGATCGCAACCCACCTCCGCCAATCTATCGCCTCTTCCGATTCCCAAACCCAGCTCTCCATATTGGGTACAGCTAAACAAACCCTTCGCTATGGCGAAAATCCCCACCAAAATGCAGTTTGGTATCAAGAAAGCGATACGCCTTCGGGATGGGCTGCTGCTCAACAACTCCAGGGCAAAGAACTCAGCTACAACAACCTGGTTGATTTAGAAGCAGCTCGACGGGTGATCGCCGAGTTTGCCCAGGCTGAAACCCAGCCCACGGTAGCAATCCTTAAACACAACAATCCTTGCGGGGTGGCCCAAGGAGAAACCCTGCTTCAAGCCTATGAAAAAGCTCTAGCCGCTGATTCAGTCTCAGCCTTTGGCGGTATCGTTGCCATGAATCGCCCCATTGATAGCGATACGGCCCAGGTGCTCACCAAAACCTTTTTGGAATGTATTGTTGCCCCTGAGTGTCAGCCCGACGCAGCAGCTGTACTTCAGGCTAAATCTAACTTGCGGGTATTAGTGCTACCAGATTTAATTAGTGGTCCTGCGGTTACGGTCAAAGCGATCGCAGGCGGTTGGCTTGCCCAAGCAGCCGATGAAACTTTAACCCCGCCTGTTGATTGGCAAATCGTCACCCAAGCAAAGCCCACTGAAGCTCAGTTAGCGGAACTGCTGTTTGCCTGGAAAGTGGTCAAACATGTCAAATCCAATGCCATTGTGGTGACCAAAGACCACACCACCCTGGGAGTGGGTGCAGGCCAAATGAACCGCGTCGGTTCCGTCAATATTGCTCTACAGCAAGCAGGAGACCAGGCTCAAGGCGGAACTCTAGCAAGCGATGGCTTCTTTCCCTTTGATGATTCAGTACGGACAGCTGCCGCTGCCAGAATCACGGCCATTATTCAACCCGGTGGCAGTATTCGGGATAAAGACTCTATCCAAGCAGCCGATGAATTGGGAATTGTGATGGCCTTTACAGGCACTCGCCATTTTCTCCATTAA
- a CDS encoding DUF3134 domain-containing protein: MENPSLRQQPREQKAPIMESRQDASILGWLEGSGRLMDRDNQERAKTVVGEEESEEINALMGGEEESDDDED, from the coding sequence ATGGAAAATCCATCTCTCCGTCAACAACCTCGCGAACAAAAAGCTCCGATTATGGAGTCTCGACAAGATGCATCTATCCTGGGATGGCTGGAAGGATCGGGTCGGTTAATGGATCGAGATAACCAGGAAAGGGCCAAAACGGTCGTAGGAGAAGAGGAAAGCGAAGAAATCAATGCCCTGATGGGTGGCGAAGAAGAGTCGGATGACGATGAGGATTAA